Part of the Triticum urartu cultivar G1812 chromosome 2, Tu2.1, whole genome shotgun sequence genome, GAATCACAGTTCTACTTTTCGGAAATTGAATTAACCCCAAATGAGCCATATCCAATTTCTAATCCGTCTGAGAGAGAGCAGGGGTAGGATGGGATGCAGACCATGGCCGGTTAAGGAAGATGGCCGCGACAGACATTCCCGCCTAGCACCGTCGGAGTGCGTcatgggcggcggtggcgagggCCTTGTTGGCCTCCTGCAGCTCCCCCCACCGCCTGCTCCTTCAGGCTCCATGTGTCGCTGTCAGTTGGCCATTGACTCGTCGCTGCAGTTGAGAGAGATTGAAAATACAGCAGGCAATTTATCAAACACCTAGCTGGCACATACGGGATGATAGCATGTCCAATCAAAATCTCTAGCCAAAATAGAACGACACCAAGAGGGCAGAGAAGATGGAAGGCTCACCAGGCCAAGACCGTCCGGCCCGTGGGATGGAGCAGGAAGCAGGTGCAACACACGAAGACATGGGTGATGCGGCGGCAGATCACGGACAGAAGGACGACATTCCACCTGAAAGTCGGCGCCTCCTCTCCAACGACCACCTCGCCCAAATCGATCCTCACCCAAGATGCCAAGCACCGGTGGTTGACCTCCTCCCCCAAATcagccctcctctctctctctctctctctctctctctctctcttgaaaCACAAAGCACAATGCAAGCCCAACACGGACATGCGGCGTGAGGAGTTTGACCAGACGTTGTACGTCGGTTGCGTGAGCTAACGTCGGTTGCATACTCGTGCGCTAGCAGGGGAGCTGAAATCACGAGAAAAAAAAACACAAGATCGCTCCCAGTCCCAGGGCTCTATTTCCTGAGAGCTTAGAGCATTTCCAGCCGGCTCTCCAAGAAGCCTCTCAGAAACATTTTTTTAATGCCGGCGCATAAAAAAAGTTTCAATCACGTTCTCATGATCTCACTTTTTGCCGGATGAGTGCAAAAATACAGCCGGCGAGACCAGACGAAACCCATGATCCCGGGGGGCAGCTGGGAGGCACCGGCGCTTTTCTGTTTAAAAGTAATGGCCTATGTCATCATTGACTTTGACAATCACACTATCTTCAGTAACAAATTTTTGGATCCACTGACGCCTTCTCAACTCATTATGATGCGTAGATAAAGAGAAGCGCGGTCAACTTGATTAGGGAAAGAGGTACAAGATCATAGGCGAAATCGCTCGAGGCCTACGGTACCTCCACGAAGACTTGCAGCTCAAAGTAGTCCACCGCGACCTTAAGGCGAGCAACATCTTGCTTGACACCAACATGAACCCCAAGATTTCCGACTTCGGCCTCGCGAGGCTCTTCGGGGGAGACCAGACGCAGGGCATCACCAGCCGTGTCGTCGGAACATAGTGAGTAATGATACCGTAACGCACGCAGCAATGCCGCGGCAGATGTTGCTAAACTAATCTTTCCATATAGGCAACTAAACTTCAACGCCATTTTTCTTATTGACCGTCGTCAGTGGTTACATGGCACGGGAGTACGTGTTGCGTGGGAACTACTCGGTCAAGTCGGACGTGTTCAGCTTCAGCGTCATGGTTGTGGAGATCGTGACGGGAAAGAAGAAGAACGACTGCTACACCTCCCGGCTATCGGAAGATCTGCTGACGCTTGTGAGTGATGTTCGTGAACATATTCTGGATAGTTGTCTCAAGATCGTTGCAGCACAACTCTTGACTGATCGCCACGAGCTCAATGATTCAGGTGTGGGAGCAGTGGACGGCCGGGTCGGTATCCGAGCTGATAGACCCGTGCTTGGCCGGTAGCTTGAGACTCCGCGGGCCGGCCGGCGATGTCGTCGGTGGTCATGATGCTCGGCAGCGACACGGTGTCTCTCCAGGCCCCGCCCAAGCCGGTGTTCTACGCCAGGAGAAACGGCTCGGCCACGTCCTCCAGCATGTCCACGGCGTCAGCATAGGGCCCAGTCCTGCAAGTTCAGAATAATGTAGCTGCAGGCTGCAGTTGCCAAAGTCTAGCCCCGTCCAGTTTCAGAAAATGTACAGAAGGTCTGTCGTTTCAGAAAATGTACAGAAGGTCTGTTTGGATGAGAAATATTTTTCTTGGAAGTTCCGTAGTTTGCCCCTTAGGAGTTTAATCCAATATTAGGATCAAACAATGGTTTCATCGGTAGGGGTGTCAGACTGAACACTACTTTGTTATAATGTTTGCCAGGTTAGTCCTTGGATGACTTGGAAAAATAAAATACTGGAATCTTGTCAAGTTAGGATTAAGTAAATTGTTCGTTGGTTCACCCAGGATGCGTCCCCAAATGtacaatttcaaaaaaaaaatcaagtAAGGTCGTGATGGGAATGATTATTTTGTGCGGGCTTGTAAACCGGTTTCCCCGGTACTTGGCTGTTTACAATACAGAACTGTACAAGTAGGAGCCTTTGTTCTAGAATTTTCCACATTGGAAAACCTACAAACATATTATATAATCTAAAGCATTGAGTTTATCTATTTTCTAAATAAGAAATAAGACTGTTTCGGTGAATGGAGAAAAATACCAAAAATGCGAGTGAATTGCAAAAAACATCGACACTTCAGGCTAGGTTTGCAGGTACCACACATATACGAAATTGTGCCAAAAAGCACTaatttttttcataattttttgcAAAAAACACTAGTTGCTTGTTTGGACCGTTTTAAGTGCGTTTATGACAAGGGGGGCCCGCATCCGTCGACATGGCAACACTGTTCACACGGCAACGCCGTTAGACGGCGTTACACGCCGCTAGCGCACCGGTTCGAGCCGGGCCGCTTAGTCTTCGAGCCGTACCCCGCCCGGTCCGCTCCTCTCACTCTCTTTTCCTCCCCCGCACTCTCTCCTCTCAGTCATGGCGACGGCTGGCGGCACAGGTGGCGACTGCGGCGGCTCTGTCGGCGCTGGAGACGATGGTCCACCTGTGAGAGATATATGCGGGAGCTCAAACCCTAGCTGGCCGTCGGATACGAGCAGCCCCAGCCAGAGCCCCCAGCACTGTCTCGAATATGTGGCGGCAAGATCTTGGGCCAGGGCAGTGAAGGAGAATCCGTCGGAGAGTCACCGGATTGCCTCGTCAAACCACTGTCAAGTTCTGAAAACCAGTCAACTTCACTGTCAAAGCAAAGCAAATTGATCTCTCCAAGTACAGTACCCTGCTAACTACTCTGCTGACTACATCATCAACTAGCTACTCTGCTAACTACTCTGTCAACTAGCTACTTTGTTAACTACAAATCAACCGCAACTAAATCACAATTAAGAGAGCACCAATTAACAGTGCCAAAAaacctaaccctaaccctagaatCGATCTACGGGAAGAGGGAAGAGGGGAGAGGGAAGAGGAAACTCACTAGACGCCGCCGAATGACGAGGCAATCCGATGACTCTCCGACGGATTCTCCTTCACTGCCCTGGCCCAAGATCTTGCCGCCACATATTCGAGACAGTGCTGGGGGCTCTGGCTGGGGCTGCTCGTATCCGACGGCCAGCTAGGGTTTGAGCTCCCGCATATATCTCCCACAGGTGGACCATCGTCTCCAGCGCCGACAGAGCCGCCGCAGTCGCCGCCTGTGCCGCCAGCCGTCGCCATGACTGAGGAGAGAGTGCGGGGGAGGAAAAGAGAGTGAGAGGAGCGGACCGGGCGGGGTACGGCTCGAAGACTAAGCGGCCCGGCTCGAACCGGTGCGCCAGCGGCATGTAACGCCGTCTAACGGCGTTGCCGTGTGAACAGTGTTGCCACGTCGACGGATGCGGGCCCCCCTTGTTATAAACGCACTTAAAACGGTCCAAACAAGCAACTAGTGTTTTTTgcaaaaaattatgaaaaaaattAGTGCTTTTTGGCACAATTTCGTATATGTGTGGTACCTGCAAACCTAGCCTGAAGTGTCGATGTTTTTTGCAATTCACTCCAAAAATGCAGCAGCAGAAATGTACTAGGGCCTTCATAAGATGATGATAACAAACCGACTATCCTTTGCAATCCTTCCCTCATCTTGGTTCAAGCTCTGTGATTGAAACTTCATTTGGTGACGCCATAGCTGACTTAGCGGTCGACTGAGAAGCCGTAGGGTATGACGACCCCGAGTATGGAGTTGAGTATGTGCCGCTCTTGGCGATGAAAAATGATGGCTTGGATGGAGACTGGAGAGACACAGTGTTACTGCTAAGCATGACATTTACTGTCGACATCATGGGCCTATCAGCTGGGTTATCTTGAACGCAGAGCAGCCCGATGTGAATAATCTTCACCATCTGGTCACCTGGTGCATGACTTCTCAGAGATGAGTCTATGATCTCTGACATTGTCCCCGTGCTCCAATGCTCCCATATCTGTATCAAATTAGCAGTCAGTATTTTTTTTTACAAaagttactccctccgtcccataatgtaagacgtttttgcaaGTTATGTTAGCTTGCagaaacgtcttacattatgggacgaagggagtacttCCTTAAGGAGTTCAGAATCAGCACAAGAACTTACTAGACTTAAGAGGTCTACAGACTCGTCGAAGTTAAAGGAGCCACTGCTTCGTCGTCCGGTCACAAATTCTAACATCAAAATGCCAAAGCTGAAGACGTCCGATTTTATAGAATAGTGACCGCGCATTGCATACTCCGGGGCCATGTATCCGCTGCAAGAGGAGCACAATGTCATTATAGTTGACATATGTTTGAGTATCGTCAGGCCAATTGGACCATACTTACTATGTTCCAACAACACGGTTTGTGACCTCCCGTGATTGATCTGCTCCAAATAGCCTTGCCAAGCCGAAGTCTGAAATCTTCGGAGTGTAATCAGAGTCTAACAGAACATTGCTAGCTTTAAGGTCCCGGTGGATTATTCTCAGCTGTGAATCTTCATGAAGATACTGCAATCCTCTAGCAATCCCATTTATTATCTTTAATCTCTTTCCCCAGTCTAGCTCCTTTCTTCTCTCCGGATCTGGCATTTGAACAAGAAACCGTGAATGAGTAAAGTTCAGTTTTCCAACACCCAAGTGTTTGGACAAAATAATTCCTTCGGATTTTTCCATGCAATGCTTGGCTTTAGTAGTTGTTATGCTATTGCTGAAATAATGATCGGAATTAGTACCAAAAAGAATGGTGTCAATGCTTCTATTGGGCATGTATTCGTACACAAGCAGTTTCTCATGCTCTTGCAAGCATACGCCAACAAGCCTGACAAGATTCTTATGCTGAAGCTTGGCGACCAAAACAAGCTCATTCTTGAGCTCCCCTATTCCTTGCCCTGAATTCCTGGAGAGCCTCTTCACAGCTATTTCTTGACCATCAGGAAGTTCTCCCTGCATAAGCGTAAGCACTCATTTGTTGAAGCTGAAAAAAGTATGTTAATGAATCGGTATGGCTGGTACCTTATAAACTGCACCAAATCCTCCTTCACCAAGCTTATTTGCCTCAGCAAAGTTACCCGTCGCACCACGTAAGGTTGATAGATCAATGATAAGTGAATCAATGCTATCTATGTCTTCATGATTAGTCGAATCTGTCAGAAAGCACATAGACATAGAGATGCATTATATATAGGCACCGGCGCACCGCAGCCAATTCCACCATATGCATGTTTCATGACTCTTTATGTTTTTTAACTAGATGTAAACTGTTTTATTTTTAGGTGATAACAAAATTCAATCTAAACAGAAATTCAGTTCTATCAAAAGTAGATGCTAATGTCCCCTACTAGGGACCATTTCGTTAAGAGCACTATGGATTCAACTCCTAATGGTTCAGTTCGAAATTCCCGAAGAAGTACTAATTTTTTTCTCGAACACACAGAAGAGTTGTGTATCATTTCATTAAGAAAGAGGAATATGTACAAGGAAGAGGAAGAAGTACTACTCATCCAAACATCCCTTTAGTAGGTCGAAGCCGACGGTAAGTTCATTGGTTTTCTTCCTACCTATTCATGATTCCAACTGTCAAGAGTTTAAGACAACATACCATGTGGTAGCTTACTCCTCGCTGGtattctcctcctcctcctcctcaaatAACAGAGACAAACGGTAGTGATAGCAAGAATTGCGGCAACGATAGGCAGCACAATAGCCAGAACATTATTTGCCGATTTTCCTGCAAACAGATGGCATCAACTTCAGAAATAGGTATTCAGAATACCATAGAAACGGCTCAGAATATTCTGAAATATTTGGCGCTGGTAGCTAATACATTTGCTGCAATCATGTTTGCTTTGTAAAGATGCGTAGACTCTTTCTCCTCTTGCAGTCAATTTTGACGTGCAAAGCGAAGGCACTAGGAAGCTTAGTGCAGCTTGGCCCATAAACATGATAGAAGTAACTTAGTAATGTAGCACTAACAAGTCACAATGTGCTATTCAGGATAGGTCCTAACAATCCAAAGAAATCATGGTGTCAAACATGAGATTTGGACTAACTTAAAAAATTCATTCAACCACGTGTAGTGCTAGCTTCTAATACCGTCATTTGAAATATAGCCGACTGTTGAATGCTTCGCAGAAAAGTCATTGTGGATTGCATCCTAAAGCAATACCAGTCAAACAAGTAGCAAATGATAGGGACGGAACTGCAGACATGTTTACATCATTAACTAAACAAAGCCGGTCTGTATCTCTATGGGATTATCCTGATAATGACCTCTACCCAAATTTGTTGACATCTTAGTTTCCAGTTAATCCATTGTCAGTAATTCAGGTGTTGCTCGGTTGCCTCAAATTTTGAACCGGAAATTTCTACTAAATAGTAGTAGTAAGAAGGTGCTCTAAATCAGAAAGTATCAAAAGAACAACATTCTCCAGAAAATCAGAAAGGAATAAACAATGCACCTGTATGTTAAACTGAATAAGCCAAACAGGTGTGCTAGAAGAAACTGCAAATTGAGGATATTTTGTGTTTGCAATTCACCTCCTGGGGTCGCCGTCGGCGTCACGTTAACAGGCGCAGGAGGAGGAGCCGGCGGCGCTGGAGGTGCCGGCAATCGCAGCGTCGGGCTCCCGGAGAAGAAAGGGACCACCTCGTACCTGAAATTGCACCGCACCCCAATCAACCTCCCGCCTATGCTCCCGCTGAGACGCTGCGGCATCCGCGTAATTATGTCTCCGAGGCAGCTCCGGCAGTCGGCCGGTGACATGTCGGGCGTGCACTGCACGAGCCCGTAGATGGTGGGGTTACTGGTGTCGAAGCCCTCCTCCCCCGTGGCGAACCGCCTGGACGAGTTTGCCGCCGCGTAGTCCCCGGTGGCGTTGAGGAGTGTCTGGACGGCGGCGTCGAACACGTCCACCGGCGAGCTCACGCTCTGCGAGTTCTTGAGGCCGATGAGGTTGTCGTTGCTGGTGGTGGCGAGGAAGTTCTGGTTGGAGAAGCGGAGGTAGCAGGGGTCGTAGATGACGGTGGCGTCCTTGTTGAAGGCGCAGAGCTGCTGCGCGTCCTGGAAGGCGGTGGTGACGCAGGCCTCGCAGGCGGAGGCGTTGCCGTCGCCGCGGCAGAGCGCGAGGGCGTAGGCGATGTCCGGTAGGGAGCCGACGCTGCCGGTGGCGAAAAGCGTCCGGGAGGCGGAGGCGTTCTTGGGGAGGGTGGCGGAGAGCTGCCGGATGTTGGATTGGTAGGTGTCGTTCGCCGCATAGTTGCCGCTCTTGCCGCAGATCTGCCACGGCGGCTGCGCCGCGGCCAGTGGTGTGAGGAGGAACGCAATGAGGATTGTGGCGGCGAGGCGGTAGAACGTGCGGTGGCGCGTCGCCATGGTTGTCGCGGAAAATCTCCGGCGTGGTCACCgttaaagaagaagaagagaggccAAGGTGGTCACGGCTTTGACTTGCAACGTGCTGAAGAATTAGTTTGAGCCGTGAATGACGCGCGGGACCCACTCTTCGAAGCTGTCAGTATATTCATGTACCACAGGAGAAAATTGTGTGGTTTTATCACGCTCTCCTAAATGTTACTTCCTCTGTTCTAGTCTACCAAAAACGTCACAATGGTGGTAGTATTTTTCTTATGTCCATGCTAGGTGTAAGCAGATTGCTCCGCAACAGTCATATCTTCGGCCCAATAATCCTAAAAGTACGGGTTTTTACAGGCATTTTCTTAAATCTCTTCGGACCCCCCTGATTTCTACCCAAGATAGTCTCGCCTCACTCTTCTTCTACCAATTTTGTTAAGCTTTGCCTGTAATTACCTGTACGTGTAGCATTGCTCCTTGCGGCCTATAGCCATTGGATTGAGTTTTCCCACCAGCATAGATTCCTCCTCGCCTTCTTCTCGGCATATCCGTTGCTACGAGTTGCTCCATTGCAAAACAGGTTGTCCTTGCCCAACACCGGCGTCCTCATCCTTGCAGCAGCGTTGGTGCGGTGCCTCGGCGCTGCAACATGCTCGCCACCTCACATCATCGTTGTCATTGAATCCCTCCCTCCCCCGCGTTGCTGATGCCTCATCACCGTAACAATGTAACATCTATGGCCACTATCACAACATCCCGCCTCCCGTTGTCGGTGCTTTGAACATCTCCGCCCTTTCCTGCAGCACCTTAACACTCTACAACACCGGTGACGCTACACCGCATATCGCTCTACAACACTGGGTGCCTCACTTGTGACACTGCACCCTTAGGGCTAATTCGGACTCAGCACCAGCGCCGCGGTGTTGACTGACACCACAACAAAATATCACACATTGCTACTGAGAGAGCAGGTTGCTTCCTTTTATTATCGCATTCTTCCCTGATGTTGTCGACGACCCACACTTGCGGTGTTTGCATCCTGATGCCTTGCGGCAGCATGACAAGTGGTGTTGTCGTCTCAGAAAAGTGAACGCCTTGCAACACCTCGACAACAGTGCCGATAGTCATCGTCATGGAAGCACTAGCAACTTGGGAGTCGTGGGGCACATGGTGTGGCTGTGAAGGAGGGCGACACGGCGAGATAGTGGTGGCGACATCAAGATCTCTGCAAGGAGGTAAGAGAGAAGGATGTTGAGAGAGAGGGCCTGAGTATGTGGGAATCAGGGGATGAATTGGGGGGATAACTGATGAAGAAAATGAAAGGATCAGGATGGAGCTAGAGGGAAGTGAATAGATacaattacaaattttaattGATTATTAGCAAGTTAGGCAATGCGGAATATAAATGTGGGCCTAAACAATTGCTACGATGAGGTAAGAAACACAATGTAGTGTATTCAACAATTTATAGTGAATGCAAGGTCAACTGACCAAAGAAACCACAAGTAAAGAGATAGGGTTGAAGATAACACGGAGACGAGGATGTATCCCAATGCTCTCTTCTTTGGAGGGAAGCTAATCACAGTTGGAGAAATGAGTGTTAGCACAAAGTCAGACCAAGATCACAAAAGACTCATCCTATTCTCCTTAAGTTATCACAACGAATGTGATTCTCAATCACTAGTGGTAAACCTTGAGACGGCCTCCAAACCTTCAAAGACTTCTTGGGTAAATCACAACAAGTTGATTCCTCACCAAAGAACTAAcacctaggagtctccaacctccaagactAACAAGACAAGTGCCTAGGATCCAAATCAAGCTGAACTAAAAAAGTAATTGGTCAATGTGTGAAGAATGAGTGGATCTTGCTTTTGGGATGATTCCCTATATAGCGATAAGTGAAATCTGCCCGATATGGTCCAAAAATGACATACTGGAAAGTCAGGTCGATCTAGACCAGACAGTCAGGTAACAGACTATACAAACTAGGGTTTATGAAGAGTACATAAAATTTGACCTACTGAACAGTCTGGTTTATCCATAGAGCATTCTAGTCGGCCAAACAGTTGACCGGACAGTCCGAAGGGGCAGACTGTCTAGTGGCAGCATAAGGTTTTGGGGTGATTGGATTGGGCACCAGACACTCTGGTCCTGTGGATGAGATAGTCTAGCCCCAACCACCACACAATCTGGTCACTACCGAGAGCTTCAGCCGGTTGTAAATGACCTCCTGAATAATGTAGTCCGAGGATCAAACAATCTTGCGGTACTAAAAACTTCTAGATATGGTAGATCATGTGAACTATTGGCTTTTTTTGTGGCTAGTCCCTTTTGGTGATCATGTGGGCAATATTTGAAATGCGGAATGAGCTCAATCTTTCACCTTCATATGTCCCTTCTTAATAGTGTGGGATCTGTATCTACTCAATATCATAAATAAAGGGCTACTCTAAGTCTTCGAGGATCCACGACTACATCTTTAATTTTGgagaggaggggtggggggtCGACGATCCTCCATCAACCACCATATATGTCACTAATACCTGAGATATATTTGCAAACTACATTAGTCCATATAATGTGTGTGTCATCAATACCAACATCACATTAAGTGCATTGTGTGCTTTTAGAAAGAGAGATAGAATATAGGGATAAGGACGCGGGAGGAAGGGGATGCGGTGCATGGGCCCTACGCGACCCGTGTCGCTCGAGTGAGGCAGCTAACACGGCGTGAGCAATCAGACGGTGTTTAAAAGCCTTTTCTCCTTATTCTTATCAAACCCTACCACATCAACAAGTTATCATATCGACCATGTTATTAACTAGTCGTCTCATCATAATTATTCCTTGCGATTATTCTTACTTTCTCCGTCACGGTTTAGAAGGCGCGCTTGGAATTCTCTGGGACCTAAGTGGTTATCTATTGATTATGAGATGGGCTAAAAAATAGCATTCACACTACGCATGCATATAGAAATAGTATATCGGAGTACTAATTAGCTACTAGAAATAAATGCAATGCGCCCTAAACCTTGTCTATTGTGGAAACGCACACAAATTTAACTGTGCCTTTTAAACTGTGATGGAGAGAGTACCATCTTTCTTAGACAAACCCACATCATTAACCTAACCATGTTATTAGCTAGTCATCTCATCATAATTATTCCTTGCGATTATTCATATCATCTTTCTTAGACAAACCCACATCATTAACCTATTATTCCATTCAGGTGATACGCACGATTTTTGGAGTTGGCACTTCACATCAATTGTTAGATTTAGATTTAAGAGTTGAGGAAGAAGGGCATACTTACCTATTATTTAGGCGACTCATCTATTTCTATATAGTGAGCTAATCTTTTGTACAAGAGTTTTTGGATATGGACTTAAGATAATGAAACAGAGGAAGTAATAGTCGGAGTACTAGAGATAAGTTCTCCATTAAGTACTTGAATTTAACTTATTGCGGAGCTTCCTCGAACTGTTAAATGCTAATTTAACACAATTTATGTTAACAGTGACTATAACAATATATCATAAATATATGTCTCTAAGCATTCTGTATTGGATCATTACACCAGTTTAGACCTCCTCAATCAAACATCTACATAGTATCAAGACACAATTTAAGATTGATGACAACCCACCTTTATGTACAAAAGAAAGCATATTGTCTATGATAAGTTGCATAAAtatttctggaacttcttcaaaCCTTTGGATAGATACTCAACGTTTCTCGTGTTCAGGTTTTCATATATAACCTACATCTTAGGTGGATGGTCTTCGCAAAACAATATATAACCTCCATATTAAAAATTGCACCCATTGGAATACTACAAGTTTAGGCATGTGCAACTCTAGTGATTGACATTTACAAATTTTCAGGCAACTGTGAATTAATAAAACCATAGAAAAACGGT contains:
- the LOC125537018 gene encoding cysteine-rich receptor-like protein kinase 6, encoding MATRHRTFYRLAATILIAFLLTPLAAAQPPWQICGKSGNYAANDTYQSNIRQLSATLPKNASASRTLFATGSVGSLPDIAYALALCRGDGNASACEACVTTAFQDAQQLCAFNKDATVIYDPCYLRFSNQNFLATTSNDNLIGLKNSQSVSSPVDVFDAAVQTLLNATGDYAAANSSRRFATGEEGFDTSNPTIYGLVQCTPDMSPADCRSCLGDIITRMPQRLSGSIGGRLIGVRCNFRYEVVPFFSGSPTLRLPAPPAPPAPPPAPVNVTPTATPGGKSANNVLAIVLPIVAAILAITTVCLCYLRRRRRRIPARSKLPHDSTNHEDIDSIDSLIIDLSTLRGATGNFAEANKLGEGGFGAVYKGELPDGQEIAVKRLSRNSGQGIGELKNELVLVAKLQHKNLVRLVGVCLQEHEKLLVYEYMPNRSIDTILFDPERRKELDWGKRLKIINGIARGLQYLHEDSQLRIIHRDLKASNVLLDSDYTPKISDFGLARLFGADQSREVTNRVVGTYGYMAPEYAMRGHYSIKSDVFSFGILMLEFVTGRRSSGSFNFDESVDLLSLIWEHWSTGTMSEIIDSSLRSHAPGDQMVKIIHIGLLCVQDNPADRPMMSTVNVMLSSNTVSLQSPSKPSFFIAKSGTYSTPYSGSSYPTASQSTAKSAMASPNEVSITELEPR